The following coding sequences are from one Bos taurus isolate L1 Dominette 01449 registration number 42190680 breed Hereford chromosome 26, ARS-UCD2.0, whole genome shotgun sequence window:
- the VAX1 gene encoding ventral anterior homeobox 1, which yields MFGKPDKMDVRCHSDTEAARVSKNAHKESRESKGAEGNLPAAFLKEPQGAFSASGAPEDCNKSKGNSAADPDYCRRILVRDAKGSIREIILPKGLDLDRPKRTRTSFTAEQLYRLEMEFQRCQYVVGRERTELARQLNLSETQVKVWFQNRRTKQKKDQGKDSELRSVVSETAATCSVLRLLEQGRLLSPPGLPALLPPCATGALGSALRGPSLPALGTGAAAGSAAAAAAAAPGPAGAASPHPPAVGGAPGPGPTGPGGLHAGAPAASHGLFSLPVPSLLGSVASRLSSAPLTMAGSLAGNLQELSARYLSSSAFEPYSRTNNKEGAEKKALD from the exons ATGTTCGGGAAACCAGACAAAATGGACGTTCGGTGCCACTCGGACACAGAGGCCGCCCGGGTCTCCAAGAACGCGCACAAGGAGAGCCGGGAGAGCAAGGGCGCGGAGGGGAACCTCCCCGCCGCCTTCCTCAAGGAGCCACAGGGCGCCTTCTCTGCGTCGGGCGCCCCAGAAGATTGTAACAAAAGTAAAGGCAATTCAGCAGCCGACCCGGATTACTGCCGCCGGATCCTGGTCCGAG ATGCCAAGGGGTCCATCCGAGAGATCATCCTCCCCAAAGGCCTGGACCTGGATAGGCCCAAGAGGACACGCACGTCCTTCACCGCCGAGCAGCTCTACCGCCTGGAGATGGAGTTCCAGCGCTGCCAGTACGTGGTGGGCCGAGAGAGAACGGAGCTCGCACGGCAGCTCAACCTCTCCGAGACGCAG GTGAAGGTCTGGTTCCAGAACCGGCGCACGAAGCAGAAGAAGGACCAGGGCAAAGACTCGGAGCTGCGCTCGGTGGTGTCAGAGACCGCGGCCACGTGCAGCGTGCTCCGGCTGCTGGAGCAGGGCCGCCTGCTGTCGCCGCCAGGCCTGCCAGCGCTCCTGCCGCCCTGCGCCACAGGCGCGCTCGGCTCCGCGCTCCGCGGGCCCAGTCTGCCGGCCCTGGGCACGGGCGCCGCCGCGGGCTCggccgccgccgcagccgccgccgccccggGTCCTGCCGGCGCCGCATCCCCGCACCCGCCAGCCGTGGGCGGCGCTCCGGGCCCGGGGCCCACCGGGCCCGGGGGACTGCACGCGGGCGCACCGGCCGCCAGCCACGGCCTCTTCAGCCTGCCCGTGCCCTCGCTGCTCGGCTCCGTCGCCAGCCGTCTTTCCTCCGCCCCGTTGACAATGGCCGGTTCGCTGGCCGGGAATTTACAAGAACTCTCCGCCCGATACCTGAGCTCCTCGGCCTTCGAACCTTACTCCCGGACCAACAATAAAGAAGGGGCGGAGAAAAAAGCGCTGGACTGA